A genomic stretch from Pseudomonas sp. MUP55 includes:
- a CDS encoding GGDEF domain-containing protein has product MPAHLKLRPRMRSLLSPAVTQAEWIGIVAWTVIGLIQAMMFDLSMLSVTLGLLLVCRVHSLTTHFMLWRLLGVTYIVLLSVGFAYVIEVNPQLRIYGLPLAVTLVVGSAILFISVQDYLVGALSVWLILWSPMQAELYAGTQSYLLIFCASSVSIGFVLSYSYLKNLRSVLLVESEFRTLAETDYLTSILNRRAFMQSFETLLGSGQGGYFIMLDIDSFKAMNDRYGHDVGDKILRAMALCLKNAKGSHSFGRIGGEEFGVLVQGDDPALACEFVLDLLQAIRCSVAAPNNYTCSAGMARFSSGDELSAVLKIADKNLYGAKRNGKDCVHLDGAPLRPVTA; this is encoded by the coding sequence ATGCCTGCTCACTTGAAGTTAAGGCCCAGGATGCGCAGTTTGCTGTCGCCTGCGGTGACGCAAGCCGAATGGATCGGCATCGTGGCCTGGACAGTTATCGGGCTGATCCAGGCCATGATGTTCGACCTGTCCATGTTGAGCGTCACCCTTGGCTTGTTGCTGGTGTGTCGGGTTCATTCGCTGACCACCCACTTTATGCTTTGGCGCTTACTCGGGGTGACCTACATCGTGCTGTTGTCGGTGGGGTTTGCTTATGTCATCGAGGTCAATCCGCAGTTGCGTATCTATGGCTTGCCCTTGGCCGTCACGCTGGTCGTGGGCAGCGCGATCTTGTTCATCAGTGTTCAGGATTACCTGGTCGGCGCGCTGTCGGTCTGGCTCATCCTGTGGTCGCCGATGCAGGCAGAGCTTTATGCCGGCACCCAGAGCTACCTGCTGATCTTTTGCGCCTCTTCGGTGTCGATCGGTTTTGTCCTGAGTTACTCCTATTTGAAAAACCTGCGTTCGGTGTTGCTGGTGGAAAGTGAGTTTCGCACGTTGGCCGAGACCGATTACCTGACCTCTATCCTCAACCGGCGCGCGTTCATGCAAAGCTTCGAAACGTTGCTTGGCAGTGGCCAGGGCGGCTACTTCATCATGCTGGATATCGACAGTTTCAAGGCCATGAATGACCGTTATGGCCACGACGTGGGGGATAAAATCCTGCGGGCCATGGCGCTTTGCCTGAAAAACGCCAAAGGCAGCCACAGCTTTGGAAGGATCGGCGGGGAAGAGTTCGGTGTGCTGGTGCAGGGCGATGACCCGGCGCTGGCCTGCGAATTTGTGCTGGACTTGTTGCAGGCGATTCGTTGCAGCGTCGCGGCACCGAACAACTACACATGCAGTGCCGGCATGGCGCGGTTTTCGTCAGGTGATGAGCTGTCGGCGGTACTCAAGATCGCCGACAAGAACCTGTATGGCGCCAAGCGCAACGGCAAGGATTGTGTGCATCTGGACGGTGCGCCGCTGCGGCCTGTCACCGCCTGA
- a CDS encoding NADH:flavin oxidoreductase/NADH oxidase, whose product MSALFEPFKLKDVTLRNRIAIPPMCQYMADDGMVNDWHHVHLAGMARGGAGLLVVEATAVAPEGRITPGCAGIWSDAHAEAFVPMVKAIKAAGSVPGIQIAHAGRKASANRPWEGDDHIPASDARSWETIAPSAIAFGANLPNVPRAMTLDDIARVQQDFVDAARRARDAGFEWIELHFAHGYLGQSFFSEHSNQRTDAYGGSFDNRSRFLLETLAAVREVWPENLPLTARFGVIEYDGRDEQTLTESIELARRFKAGGLDLLSVSVGFTIPDTNIPWGPAFMGPIAERVRREAGIPVTSAWGFGTPQLAEGALQAGHLDLVSVGRAHLADPHWAYFAAKELGVEKSSWTLPAPYAHWLERYR is encoded by the coding sequence ATGTCCGCCTTGTTCGAACCGTTCAAACTCAAAGACGTTACCTTGCGCAATCGCATTGCCATTCCGCCGATGTGCCAGTACATGGCTGACGACGGCATGGTCAACGACTGGCACCACGTGCACCTGGCCGGCATGGCCCGTGGCGGTGCCGGGCTGCTGGTGGTCGAGGCCACTGCGGTTGCGCCTGAAGGGCGTATCACCCCGGGCTGCGCCGGGATCTGGAGCGACGCCCATGCCGAGGCGTTCGTGCCGATGGTCAAGGCCATCAAGGCGGCCGGCTCCGTACCGGGTATCCAGATTGCCCACGCCGGTCGCAAAGCCAGCGCCAACCGTCCGTGGGAAGGCGACGACCACATCCCGGCCTCCGATGCCCGCAGCTGGGAAACCATCGCCCCGTCGGCGATTGCGTTTGGTGCGAACCTGCCCAATGTACCGCGTGCCATGACCCTGGATGACATCGCCCGCGTCCAGCAGGACTTCGTCGACGCCGCCCGTCGCGCCCGTGACGCAGGTTTTGAATGGATCGAGCTGCACTTCGCCCACGGCTACCTGGGCCAGAGCTTTTTCTCCGAACACTCCAACCAGCGTACCGACGCCTACGGTGGCAGCTTCGACAACCGCAGCCGTTTCCTTTTGGAAACCCTGGCGGCCGTGCGTGAAGTCTGGCCGGAAAACCTGCCGCTCACCGCACGCTTCGGTGTGATCGAATACGACGGCCGCGATGAGCAGACCCTCACCGAGTCCATCGAGCTGGCCCGCCGCTTCAAGGCCGGTGGCCTGGACCTGCTGAGCGTCAGCGTCGGCTTCACCATTCCCGACACCAACATCCCGTGGGGCCCGGCGTTCATGGGGCCGATTGCCGAACGTGTGCGCCGTGAGGCGGGCATTCCGGTGACCTCGGCGTGGGGTTTTGGTACACCGCAACTGGCCGAAGGCGCGCTGCAGGCCGGGCATCTTGATTTGGTGTCGGTAGGCCGTGCGCACTTGGCTGATCCGCATTGGGCGTACTTTGCGGCCAAGGAGCTGGGTGTCGAGAAGTCGTCCTGGACCTTGCCGGCGCCTTACGCGCACTGGCTGGAACGCTATCGCTGA
- a CDS encoding ArsR/SmtB family transcription factor yields the protein MRAFKHPTPQELTLERVLYALSDPVRLDIVRCLAGVPEASCGELDGGRPKSSMSHHFRVLRDAGLVNTRNVGTTHMNSLRREELEGRFPGLLASVLAQR from the coding sequence ATGCGAGCCTTCAAACACCCTACCCCACAAGAACTGACCCTTGAGCGCGTGCTTTACGCCCTCAGCGACCCCGTGCGCCTGGACATCGTGCGCTGCCTGGCCGGCGTACCCGAAGCCAGTTGTGGCGAACTGGACGGCGGACGGCCCAAATCCAGCATGTCCCACCACTTTCGCGTATTACGCGATGCCGGCCTGGTGAACACGCGCAACGTCGGCACCACCCATATGAACTCGTTGCGCCGTGAAGAGCTCGAGGGCCGCTTCCCCGGGCTGCTGGCCAGTGTGCTTGCCCAGCGGTAA
- a CDS encoding bestrophin family protein, whose amino-acid sequence MKAALLKKYRLIIKTMGYVGWALFWLLLWDIAVTVDFMLFLNTKINLPLMPLTLLGSALVVLISFRNSSAYNRWWEARTLWGAMVNNSRSFARQVLTLLDDPGSDVNPIKSTLLRRHVAYVNCLAAHLKGEPCPEEVRAFIPDEEFARNGATNNFANDILTGSAALLAREYKAGHLDSIRLARLESTLVDLSNAQGGMERIANTPLPYPYVYFPRLFISLFCLIVPVGLVESLGWFTPLASTVVGFMLLAIERIGTDLQSPFRSSEHQIQMEAICETIEKNLQSMRRDALAGDQIG is encoded by the coding sequence TTGAAAGCTGCCCTTCTCAAGAAATACCGCCTGATCATCAAGACCATGGGCTATGTTGGCTGGGCCCTGTTCTGGCTGTTGTTGTGGGATATCGCCGTCACGGTGGATTTCATGCTGTTCCTCAACACCAAGATCAACCTGCCGCTGATGCCCCTGACCTTGCTCGGCTCGGCGTTGGTGGTGCTGATCAGTTTCCGTAACAGCAGCGCCTACAACCGCTGGTGGGAAGCGCGCACCTTATGGGGCGCGATGGTCAACAACTCGCGCAGCTTCGCGCGCCAGGTCCTGACCCTGCTGGACGACCCCGGCAGCGACGTGAACCCGATCAAATCCACGCTGTTGCGCCGGCACGTGGCCTATGTGAATTGCCTGGCCGCGCACCTCAAGGGCGAGCCTTGCCCGGAGGAAGTGCGCGCGTTCATCCCCGACGAGGAATTTGCCCGCAACGGCGCCACCAACAACTTCGCCAACGATATTCTGACCGGCTCGGCCGCCTTGCTGGCCCGCGAATACAAGGCCGGCCACCTGGACAGCATCCGCCTGGCGCGGCTGGAGTCGACGCTGGTGGACCTGTCCAATGCCCAGGGCGGCATGGAGCGGATCGCCAACACACCGCTGCCCTACCCCTATGTGTATTTCCCCCGCCTGTTCATTTCGCTGTTCTGCCTGATCGTGCCCGTGGGCCTGGTGGAATCCTTGGGCTGGTTCACCCCGCTGGCGTCCACCGTGGTGGGCTTCATGCTGCTGGCAATCGAACGTATCGGCACCGACCTGCAAAGCCCGTTTCGCTCCAGTGAACATCAGATTCAAATGGAAGCGATCTGCGAAACCATCGAGAAGAACCTGCAGTCCATGCGCCGTGATGCCCTGGCTGGCGACCAGATCGGCTGA